One Nocardia sp. BMG111209 DNA segment encodes these proteins:
- the orn gene encoding oligoribonuclease, translating to MSDKLMVWMDCEMTGLRLDSDKLIEVAALVTDSDLNILGDGVDIVIHADDEALAAMPPVVQDMHARSGLTEEVRRSTVTLAEAEQQILAYITEHAPTAGIVPLAGNSIATDRGFIARDMPALDAHLHYRMVDVSSIKELCRRWYPRIYFGQPEKGLAHRALADIKESIRELEYYRRTAFVPAPGPSTAEIAAVSTALSTSGTSKNTPRTGTD from the coding sequence GTGTCCGACAAATTGATGGTGTGGATGGATTGTGAGATGACCGGCCTCCGGCTCGACAGCGACAAGCTGATCGAGGTGGCCGCGCTCGTGACCGACAGCGACCTGAACATCCTGGGCGACGGCGTGGACATCGTGATCCACGCCGACGACGAAGCCCTGGCCGCGATGCCGCCGGTCGTGCAGGACATGCACGCCCGCTCCGGCCTCACCGAGGAGGTCCGCCGCTCCACCGTCACCCTCGCCGAGGCCGAACAGCAGATCCTCGCGTACATCACCGAACACGCCCCCACCGCCGGAATCGTCCCGCTGGCCGGTAACTCCATCGCCACCGACCGCGGCTTCATCGCGCGCGACATGCCCGCCCTCGACGCCCACCTGCACTACCGCATGGTCGACGTGAGCTCCATCAAGGAACTCTGTCGCCGCTGGTACCCCCGCATCTACTTCGGCCAGCCGGAGAAGGGCCTCGCCCACCGGGCCCTCGCCGACATCAAGGAATCCATCCGGGAACTCGAGTACTACCGCCGCACCGCCTTCGTCCCCGCCCCCGGCCCCTCCACCGCCGAGATAGCGGCCGTCTCCACCGCCCTGAGCACCTCCGGGACCAGCAAGAACACCCCCCGGACGGGCACCGATTAG